From Pochonia chlamydosporia 170 chromosome Unknown PCv3seq00019, whole genome shotgun sequence:
TTACTTCCCACCGTAGTCGACCACAGGATGAGGCGAGAGACGGACGGCGTTCTTCCCAAGGTGTAAAGGCGTGAATAAGACTCGGCTAATGCTTGAATGGCATTTGCTGCTTCGGTGGTGATATCCAGAGGAGACAGTTCTGATTTTGGTTATGCTGATTCTAGGGATGCTGATATTGTTCGTTCGTTACTCAGTTGTCGGAAGAGACGCAAAATTGCGAAGTGATAGTACAACGACTATATGACTGTAACGACATCTTAATTCGATCATCGAATTAAGATGTCTGAATTCAACGGAGATATATCCGTCACTCACATACCACTTCGGGGAACAGCAAATAGATCGGCGGCAGAAACGGTGCGAATGGTTGGTTCTACACAACAGGCAACAAGACGGTCAACCAATATGAAATAATTTCCGAGTTACACCGTGGACCAAATACCAAGGTGAAACTTGGTATTGATACTAATACAGGTGGCAATGTGGTCATCAAGATAGTCCCACGACATGGGCCGTCTAAGAGGGCAAATAGAACAACCTGCACTCAGATCACCGCTCTGGAACGTATCAATCATCCGAACATCGTCACAGGTGCTGACTCCGAGAGCATCATGCCTCGTCGATAATGTTCAGCTGCTTCGTCGATCGGCCGAAGACGCGAAACGCGACGCCAGGCAATGGGCAGCGTCAGCTGGCGACACTGACTTCTCGGTTACAcatgccgatgatgagggAGAAGGTGAGGGCGATGAAGAGGCCGCCTCGGTTCACGAGTCTGACAGCATCGGTAACACAACGCGTCTAATTTACGTCATAAGAAGTGCACTGGGGTCCAACCAGATCACTGCCGGTTCGCCGGAGCTcatggcaacaatgaagcAGCTCTGCCACTTCCAGCTATCAGCGCAGAGCTCGGCTGGTGGGCTCTACGCCACCGTAATACCCGAACAAGGAGAAAGACAGATCGGCATACACGGAGGAAATTTGTCCGGGGCCAATATACCACCGCAGGATCAggtcaaagccatcaagTCGCAACAGATATGTGCCTCCAGAGAGAGGGAACGGATGATCCAGGGCATACAAAATATGGCGGTGGCCCACAAAACCGAGCAAGGTATGGTGATGCGAAATGTGCTCAGTGGTTTCGGCGAGGAGGATATTGAGATGAGGGGAGGAGCGGACTTGGAAGAAAGCGTAGGCGAGGCAGGAGGTCCAGGCGTTGAAGTGGACTTTGGCATATCACACCCTTTCTCGAGACAGGCAAGGCTCTGGCAGCAAGGTTCACATTGAATAAGAGACAGACAATCGCCCTCCTGATCATATGCCGCCAGCTCGATGTGATACAACGCGGCGCCAGAGGCGAAGTCTGTCAGCTCTGTCATTTTGTTGGGGGAGAAGGTGGCACGGGGAAGTCACGAGTCATCGAAACGCTCGTTGAGCTCTTTGCATGCAAAAGAATATCGAACAGTCTCTTGATAACAGCGACTTCGGGGACGGCGGCATCGCGAATTAACGGCATCACGATCCACTCCGCCTGCGGGTTTTCCAAGGACCAAGCAGCAGGCACGAGCATGGCCAAGGATCTCGACGGCGTACGACTGGCGAAAGTGACGGAGCGATTTATTCATGGCCAAACTCGAATGGACTGGCAAGAGAAAGACctccttgtcgtcgacgAGGTGAGCATGCTGGGAGCCCAGATGCTACGCGCGGTGAACGAGCAGCTCCGCCGACTCCGCGGCTCACATCAAGACTTTGGGGGGATCCCTATCGTGCTCTTCTGCGGAGACTTTCAACAGTTCCGCCCAGTACATGACAGGTCAATCCTTTTGCCGAGCGTGGCCATCTCGTGGGACGAAGACAACTCGTTCAAGGCCGAGCAACGACACCAACACGACAAGGCACATGCGCTATGGAAGAAATTCACGACTGTCGTCATGCTGGACGAACAAGTTCGCGCCGCCGGGGACCTGGAATTGCAGCGCTTGCTGAAACGGATTCGATTGGGCGTGCAGGACAAAACGGATCTGGATCTCCTCAACTCAAGGTACTACCGAGAAGCTAAACGGATTCCGTGGGAAACAGGGATCACCGTGGTGACGCCACTGAACAGGAACCGGTGGAACCTCAACATGGAGGCAGCTTTGTCATTCCAGATGCAGGAGCGGTCGATGCGAATCTTCTTATCACAGCATAAGTGGAACAATGGACGGCGGACGGCGGAAGAAACCACCATGATGCTAAACCACGGGGACGAGAGTGCGATACCAGTACCAGGGGTCTTCATGTTCGTACCAGGGATGCCTGTGGTCGTGAATCGCAACACGCATCAGGgcttgaagcttgtcaaCGGTGCCAGTTACACTGGGCTGGAGgtcatcctcgacaaggcaTATCCAGGACATCGGATCTCGGCCGACACGGTGATCCACTTCGGACCACCAGCCGGGATAATTCTGGAGTCAGAAACGACAAAGGATGTTCACTTCGTCGGGATGCCACCAGGCACGATGCTGTTGACGCCCGTGAGCGTCATGATACGGCGGCAGCGTAGTCGGCCGTGGCAGCAGAAGGACGTTAGTCGGAAAGGGCTGCCATGCGCGGCGGCGTTCGCGTGCACAGATTACAAAGTGCAGAGCAGGACGCTGGAGCGCGTAGCTCTGGAGCTGCGAGGGACGCGCACGACAACGGTCGACGGGCGCGTGGTGCCCTCGCAGTGCGATCCCTACAGCCTGTATGTGCAGCTATCACGGTGCCGGTCATTAGATGGCATGATGCTCATCTCGAAGGTGCGGGAAAGAGATATGGTGGGCAACCGGGTCCCACAGGCAATGACTACGGCACAGGGCAGACTGGATGAATTGAGCACCAGAACAATCGAAGAGGCACAGCGGTGGCTTGGTAATGATAAGGCATGATAAGGCATaaaatggtgatgatggaagCGAAGTCGAAATGTAGTTAGGGGGAAAAATATCTAGTccaggaaaagaagctgaaCTGGCGAAAGAAACTAACCAATAAGAATCCGAGAAACTCCAACCAATAAGGAAGCGGGAAACTTGGGATGCGGGCGGCGGGTGGGGCAGAAGgacctttcgttcctcaagcACTCAAGGCACGAGGCATTTGGGGGAAAACTTAAGGATTAATGTGCTGAACAATATCTCTGAATAGCTTCGTTTTTCAGCGATTTTTTTCTATGACTAAGCAAGCCTCCCCAAGCCTTAACAAAATCACAATCTTGCCTAAGCCTGCCTCTACAAGTATTTTTTTGTGTGAGCCTGCCTTGGCCTCGCCCAGGGTGGTTTTCCATCCCAAGTATGGAAATACCCTTTCCATAtatggacatggacagggTATCGATATGGATAATAGTATTGCAATACTCATTAAACTATTGGCGAGGCTGTGCCACTAACAGGGGACCGTACAGGGAACGCTACAGGGGGCCGTCCAAGGGTTTGAGGGCCTAACCCCCGCTAAGAATCCACACATCCACAAGTCACTTTCCCCACCAAATTGTATGGTTAGGTTGCGGCCGTGATGGAGTCTGAAAGTGTGATATCCTTCTTCGATTCCGAATCAATAATATCGGAATCTTCGACCTCAAGGTCTCGCAATACGAGAGGCAGAACTGCCGTGGGGACTTGGAGCCATGCTCGTACGGCCGTGAGGGGAGAAACGGAGTTCAAAGGCCGGAATCGCCTTCTCTATTGCCGTCATTGCCCCTAGGAGAATGCCTACAGCACGTCGGTTACCACTAACTTTCGAAAACACCTCGAGAGCAAACACAATATCCGGGTTATAGAAGATTTGACCCCTCTTCAGTCGTCCATTTTTGAAGGGTTTGAACAGCTGTACCAGCAAGCGCAGGATCTGGGTCGCACAACCGAGATCGAGGCGCAGGTCCTCAAAAGTTACCTGTAAGGGAATGGCCCCACTTTAGAACTCAGATAGCTCGAGTCAGAGCTTCCTTCGGAACCTCTTACTCTCCTTGTGAACAATCActttatccaagtcgcactcgaccttgctcGTGCCTTGTACCGTCA
This genomic window contains:
- a CDS encoding ATP-dependent DNA helicase PIF1 (similar to Metarhizium robertsii ARSEF 23 XP_007826337.2); translation: MAPRDNHFGHLDACSCREVVFCHACCFEWYRDDYGLMCPYCENDITEIVNPENDPRRIDTVSNLASPELLPLPSAEDSGTDEAYIEEHLDLRDFHFRRSTRTGPANRHQAPYIDSVLQLVLDMAQRFSQLRQNEGMSLFPRSDYGSYAPRIQRHIFTSGPPGGETGYVTIFSGPVYGSHSASSIVGEDHPNRGSIDLFQALSNAIRDMLRPQGAGEVGPQLGYAGRLQETLNRVNPANATTRDAVYSQEALDRVITQLMEANWQSSAAPPASPAAINNLERRTVDRELLGPEGKVECSICTDEMKSHDMGRLRGQIEQPALRSPLWNVSIIRTSSQVLTPRASCLVDNVQLLRRSAEDAKRDARQWAASAGDTDFSVTHADDEGEGEGDEEAASVHESDSIGNTTRLIYVIRSALGSNQITAGSPELMATMKQLCHFQLSAQSSAGGLYATVIPEQGERQIGIHGGNLSGANIPPQDQVKAIKSQQICASRERERMIQGIQNMAVAHKTEQGMVMRNVLSGFGEEDIEMRGGADLEESTIALLIICRQLDVIQRGARGEVCQLCHFVGGEGGTGKSRVIETLVELFACKRISNSLLITATSGTAASRINGITIHSACGFSKDQAAGTSMAKDLDGVRLAKVTERFIHGQTRMDWQEKDLLVVDEVSMLGAQMLRAVNEQLRRLRGSHQDFGGIPIVLFCGDFQQFRPVHDRSILLPSVAISWDEDNSFKAEQRHQHDKAHALWKKFTTVVMLDEQVRAAGDLELQRLLKRIRLGVQDKTDLDLLNSRYYREAKRIPWETGITVVTPLNRNRWNLNMEAALSFQMQERSMRIFLSQHKWNNGRRTAEETTMMLNHGDESAIPVPGVFMFVPGMPVVVNRNTHQGLKLVNGASYTGLEVILDKAYPGHRISADTVIHFGPPAGIILESETTKDVHFVGMPPGTMLLTPVSVMIRRQRSRPWQQKDVSRKGLPCAAAFACTDYKVQSRTLERVALELRGTRTTTVDGRVVPSQCDPYSLYVQLSRCRSLDGMMLISKVRERDMVGNRVPQAMTTAQGRLDELSTRTIEEAQRWLGNDKA